Proteins encoded in a region of the Leifsonia sp. PS1209 genome:
- a CDS encoding DUF3180 domain-containing protein yields MKRTTPVPLIVLGVVAAVAGFLIELALAGSGLAVFVPPLTLPITLVAVSIIVVAFAVPIRRAVRGRNARPIDPFQAMRIVVLAKACSLSGALLTGLGAGLLVYLLSRAVIPAGGTIWLTVSTTVGAIVLLIAGLIAEYLCTIPPDDKNGDPENVHVESS; encoded by the coding sequence GTGAAACGCACCACTCCCGTCCCGCTGATCGTCCTCGGCGTCGTCGCCGCGGTCGCCGGCTTCCTCATCGAACTGGCGCTGGCCGGGTCGGGGCTCGCGGTGTTCGTGCCTCCGCTCACCCTGCCGATCACGCTGGTGGCCGTCTCGATCATCGTCGTCGCGTTCGCCGTGCCGATCCGCCGGGCCGTCCGCGGCAGGAACGCCCGGCCCATCGACCCGTTCCAGGCGATGCGGATCGTGGTGCTCGCGAAGGCGTGCAGCCTGTCCGGCGCCCTGCTCACCGGCCTCGGCGCCGGCCTCCTGGTCTACCTGCTGAGCCGCGCTGTCATCCCGGCCGGCGGCACGATCTGGCTGACCGTCTCCACGACCGTCGGCGCCATCGTGCTGCTGATCGCCGGTCTGATCGCCGAATACCTCTGCACCATCCCACCCGACGACAAGAACGGCGATCCGGAGAATGTCCATGTCGAATCGTCTTGA
- the panC gene encoding pantoate--beta-alanine ligase produces the protein MPDVVTTIPELRARIAAGRRDAALEGSADAPSGRVVLVPTMGALHDGHLRLVSHAKDLGGIVVVSIFVNPLQFGPGEDLDRYPRTLDADVAKLSGLADIVFAPSPAEMYPNGATETRVTAGAIGSLYEGASRPGHFDGMLTVVAKLFNIVGPDVAVFGQKDAQQVHLVGRMVDELNLPVTIAVVDTVRESDGLALSSRNSYLDPAGRAAAVALSQALAAAKAAASTGAAGGVDAVLAAARARLDTEPAVKLDYLVVVDPDSFLAVAEGHHGPAVVLVAARVGTTRLIDNERISIS, from the coding sequence ATGCCTGACGTCGTGACCACCATTCCCGAACTGCGCGCGCGGATCGCCGCGGGCCGCAGGGACGCCGCCCTCGAAGGCAGCGCTGACGCGCCATCCGGTCGCGTCGTGCTCGTGCCGACGATGGGCGCCCTCCACGACGGGCACCTCCGGCTGGTCTCGCACGCCAAAGACCTCGGCGGGATCGTCGTCGTCTCGATCTTCGTCAACCCGCTGCAGTTCGGGCCGGGCGAGGACCTCGACCGCTACCCCCGCACCCTCGACGCCGACGTCGCCAAGCTGAGCGGCCTCGCCGACATCGTCTTCGCGCCGAGCCCGGCGGAGATGTACCCGAACGGCGCGACAGAGACCCGCGTCACCGCCGGCGCGATCGGCTCCCTGTACGAGGGCGCATCCCGGCCAGGTCACTTCGATGGCATGCTCACGGTCGTCGCCAAGCTCTTCAACATCGTCGGCCCAGACGTGGCCGTGTTCGGCCAGAAGGACGCGCAGCAGGTGCACCTCGTCGGCCGGATGGTCGACGAGCTGAACCTGCCGGTCACGATCGCCGTGGTCGACACGGTCCGCGAATCCGACGGGCTCGCCCTGTCGAGCCGCAACAGCTACCTCGACCCGGCGGGACGCGCCGCCGCCGTCGCACTCTCCCAGGCGCTCGCCGCCGCGAAGGCCGCGGCCTCAACGGGAGCAGCAGGCGGAGTGGATGCTGTGCTCGCCGCCGCCCGCGCGCGTCTCGACACCGAACCAGCCGTTAAGCTTGACTATCTCGTGGTCGTCGACCCGGACTCGTTCCTCGCCGTCGCCGAAGGCCACCACGGCCCAGCCGTGGTGCTCGTGGCAGCCCGTGTCGGAACGACCAGGCTGATCGACAACGAGCGCATCAGCATCAGCTGA
- a CDS encoding Rossmann-like and DUF2520 domain-containing protein yields the protein MQRSGRLGLGIIGAGRVGPVIGAALAGAGHAIVGVSAVSEASRERAGAMLPNAPILDVPVLVERSELVVIAVPDAELPGLVAGLAATGSWQPGQIVMHTAPGFGVSVLQPAAAAGVIPIAVHPAVEFTGTSLDLARLAESYFAVTAPAPVLPIAQALVVEMGGEPVVIAEKDREAYAEAVATATSFSRAIVEQSTGILRDIGVDNPGPFLSSLLRSAVDNAITTASAPAAIDLSEVFDEQQGDDRGWFLRGE from the coding sequence ATGCAGCGTTCCGGACGACTCGGTCTCGGCATCATCGGCGCTGGGCGCGTCGGGCCGGTGATCGGCGCTGCGCTCGCGGGGGCTGGACATGCCATCGTCGGGGTTTCCGCGGTATCCGAGGCGAGCAGGGAGCGGGCGGGGGCGATGCTGCCGAACGCGCCCATCCTGGACGTGCCCGTCCTGGTGGAGCGGAGCGAGTTGGTGGTCATCGCGGTGCCGGACGCCGAACTGCCCGGTCTGGTCGCCGGGCTCGCCGCCACCGGCAGCTGGCAGCCCGGCCAGATCGTCATGCACACCGCACCCGGGTTCGGCGTGTCTGTGCTCCAGCCGGCCGCTGCGGCGGGCGTGATCCCGATCGCCGTGCATCCCGCCGTCGAGTTCACCGGCACCAGCCTCGACCTCGCCAGGCTGGCCGAGAGCTACTTCGCCGTCACCGCGCCCGCTCCCGTGCTGCCGATCGCTCAGGCGCTGGTGGTCGAGATGGGCGGGGAGCCCGTGGTCATCGCCGAGAAGGACCGCGAGGCGTACGCGGAGGCCGTCGCGACCGCCACGTCGTTCTCCCGGGCGATCGTCGAGCAGTCCACCGGCATCCTGCGGGACATCGGGGTCGACAACCCTGGACCCTTCCTCAGCTCGCTGCTGCGCTCCGCCGTCGACAACGCCATCACGACGGCCTCGGCACCGGCAGCCATCGACCTGTCCGAGGTCTTCGACGAGCAGCAGGGGGACGATCGCGGCTGGTTCCTCCGCGGCGAGTAG
- the folK gene encoding 2-amino-4-hydroxy-6-hydroxymethyldihydropteridine diphosphokinase, which produces MTAGGVTPRPQRMRVGHPAVLAFGGNLGDREATIRAAVAALEATPGIRVDAVSPLYETPALKLDGIDHDAPAYLNAVALVDTILDPLALLDAVNAVEDRLGRVRDERWGDRTIDIDIVDYDGIVSDDERVTLPHPRAAERAFVLVPWLDIAPDAQLTGHGPVAALAARATDPVRTYEGSAS; this is translated from the coding sequence GTGACAGCGGGAGGCGTGACGCCCCGGCCGCAGCGGATGCGCGTCGGCCACCCGGCCGTGCTCGCCTTCGGCGGCAACCTCGGCGACAGGGAGGCGACCATCCGCGCCGCCGTCGCCGCTCTCGAGGCGACGCCGGGCATCCGGGTGGATGCGGTCTCCCCGCTCTACGAGACGCCCGCCCTCAAACTCGACGGCATCGACCACGACGCCCCCGCCTACCTGAACGCGGTCGCCCTGGTCGACACGATCCTCGACCCTCTCGCCCTCCTCGACGCCGTCAACGCCGTCGAAGACCGGCTCGGCCGCGTGCGCGATGAACGCTGGGGCGACCGCACCATCGACATCGACATCGTCGACTACGACGGCATCGTCTCCGACGACGAGCGCGTCACGCTGCCGCATCCCCGGGCCGCCGAGCGCGCGTTCGTGCTGGTGCCCTGGCTCGACATCGCACCGGATGCGCAGCTCACCGGCCATGGACCGGTCGCCGCTCTCGCCGCCCGCGCCACCGACCCTGTCCGCACGTACGAGGGGAGCGCATCGTGA
- the folE gene encoding GTP cyclohydrolase I FolE, whose translation MTGFDRPRIEAAVAEILAAIGEDSARPGLAATPSRVADAYAEFFSGLGKDAAAELGDAVPLETDKAETILVRDIAFRSVCEHHLLPFLGMAHVAYLPGEKVVGLGRIPKVVDTLAARPQLQERLTEQIADTIERGTEARGVFVVLDAAHTCVTTRGARQTASTTVTMAARGAFTDPAARAELVALIGRGIA comes from the coding sequence ATGACCGGTTTCGATCGTCCGCGCATCGAGGCAGCTGTCGCAGAGATCCTCGCCGCCATCGGCGAGGATTCTGCGCGTCCGGGACTGGCGGCGACCCCGTCGCGGGTCGCCGACGCGTACGCCGAGTTCTTCTCCGGCCTCGGCAAGGATGCTGCCGCCGAGCTGGGCGACGCCGTGCCGTTGGAGACGGACAAGGCCGAGACGATCCTGGTGCGCGACATCGCGTTCCGTTCCGTCTGCGAGCACCACCTGCTCCCGTTCCTCGGCATGGCGCACGTCGCATACCTGCCGGGGGAGAAGGTGGTCGGCCTGGGGCGCATCCCGAAGGTGGTCGACACCCTCGCCGCCCGGCCGCAGCTGCAGGAGCGGCTCACCGAGCAGATCGCGGACACCATCGAACGCGGCACGGAGGCGCGCGGCGTCTTCGTGGTCCTCGATGCGGCGCACACCTGCGTGACAACGCGCGGCGCCCGGCAGACCGCGAGCACGACGGTCACGATGGCCGCCCGCGGCGCGTTCACAGACCCGGCCGCGCGCGCGGAGCTCGTGGCCCTGATCGGGCGTGGCATCGCGTGA
- the folB gene encoding dihydroneopterin aldolase, which translates to MTRPAATRPSDAIVLTGLRVRAHHGVYDFERQNGQDFVVDVTAWLDLAAPAASDDVAQTVHYGELAEEIADAVRRDPVDLIETVAERVAAVVLAHPPVDAVEVTVHKPDAPISVPFGDVAVRILRERS; encoded by the coding sequence ATGACTAGGCCAGCTGCGACCCGACCGTCCGACGCGATCGTCCTCACCGGCCTGCGCGTGCGTGCGCACCACGGCGTCTACGACTTCGAACGGCAGAACGGGCAGGACTTCGTGGTCGACGTGACCGCCTGGCTCGATTTGGCAGCACCGGCGGCGTCCGACGACGTGGCGCAGACGGTCCACTACGGCGAGCTGGCCGAGGAGATCGCGGACGCCGTGCGCCGTGACCCCGTCGACCTGATCGAGACGGTGGCCGAGCGCGTCGCCGCCGTCGTGCTCGCGCATCCCCCGGTCGACGCGGTCGAGGTGACGGTGCACAAGCCGGACGCCCCGATCAGCGTGCCGTTCGGCGACGTGGCCGTGCGCATCCTGCGGGAGCGATCGTGA
- a CDS encoding PH domain-containing protein: MSAPLSAAERAAERFTDGEWHRLHPATPLLRGGIVFVAILGFVLSNLRERIVGIFIGTPDYGGDPIDQIYDHGWEGWALLAIVVVLLLCLGAFYLSWRMHSFRITGDAVEVRSGILFRTQRKARLDRIQGINIVRPVLARIFGAAKLDISVAGHDANVQLAYLGSSLADGLRGDVLRLASGVRASEAESRPPEVTESFGEPGPQGGMAGPDGSPAGVQGAAAAGGAVSGLVTRRVNEFIAPELDPTVAPPQSVVKIPPLRLLGSLVLSGFTIFLLVVVALLVIGVSTGRVWLLFVVLPGLLGSASFYINRFTKSLRYSIAGTPDGVRVGFGLLSLSNETLPPGRIHAVEVLQPLLWRPFGWWQIRIDTAGHSKEKGAAGQPNTTMLPVGDAADVARVLGLVLPDFATDAHRELIVAGMTSRGRDSYIGSPRRAAWVRPLSWRRNGYSIVDGVILLRRGAVWRSLAMVPLARLQSLEIQQGPIDRMLGLAGARLHTVSGPVRPRLAALDAPQSVHLFDDVAAGAIASAQSDRSHRWAELPFDQAAPLDAPTPPSTPTTTREEHP, translated from the coding sequence GTGAGCGCCCCGCTCAGCGCAGCGGAACGCGCCGCCGAACGGTTCACGGACGGCGAATGGCACCGCCTGCATCCGGCCACGCCTCTGCTGCGCGGTGGCATCGTCTTCGTGGCGATCCTCGGCTTCGTGCTCTCCAACCTGCGCGAACGCATCGTCGGCATCTTCATCGGAACGCCGGACTACGGCGGAGACCCGATCGATCAGATCTACGACCACGGCTGGGAAGGCTGGGCCCTCCTCGCGATCGTGGTGGTGCTGCTGCTCTGCCTGGGAGCGTTCTACCTGTCGTGGCGGATGCACAGCTTCCGCATCACGGGCGACGCGGTGGAGGTGCGCAGCGGCATCCTCTTCCGCACGCAGCGCAAAGCCCGGCTGGACCGCATCCAGGGCATCAACATCGTGCGCCCGGTGCTCGCGCGGATCTTCGGCGCGGCGAAGCTGGACATCAGCGTGGCAGGACACGACGCGAACGTGCAGCTGGCGTACCTCGGCTCGTCGCTGGCCGACGGGCTGCGCGGCGACGTGTTGCGGCTGGCGTCGGGGGTGCGTGCGAGCGAGGCGGAGAGCCGTCCGCCAGAGGTGACTGAGTCGTTCGGTGAGCCCGGGCCTCAGGGAGGCATGGCCGGTCCGGATGGTTCGCCGGCCGGCGTGCAAGGTGCCGCCGCGGCCGGAGGCGCCGTGTCCGGACTGGTGACCCGTCGCGTCAACGAGTTCATCGCGCCGGAACTCGACCCCACCGTCGCTCCGCCGCAGTCGGTCGTGAAGATTCCGCCGCTGCGCCTGCTCGGCTCGCTGGTGCTCAGCGGCTTCACCATCTTCCTGCTGGTGGTGGTCGCGTTGCTGGTGATCGGCGTATCCACGGGCCGGGTGTGGCTGCTTTTCGTGGTGCTGCCCGGCCTGCTCGGGTCGGCGAGCTTCTACATCAACCGCTTCACGAAGTCACTGCGCTATTCGATCGCGGGAACGCCGGACGGTGTGCGCGTCGGCTTCGGCCTGCTCAGCCTGAGCAACGAGACGCTGCCGCCCGGCCGCATCCACGCGGTCGAGGTGCTGCAGCCGCTGCTGTGGCGTCCGTTCGGCTGGTGGCAGATCCGGATCGATACGGCCGGCCACTCGAAGGAGAAGGGCGCGGCTGGGCAGCCGAACACCACGATGCTCCCGGTCGGCGACGCGGCCGACGTCGCACGGGTGCTCGGCCTCGTGCTCCCCGATTTCGCGACGGACGCCCACCGCGAACTGATCGTCGCAGGGATGACATCGCGCGGACGGGACTCCTACATCGGCAGCCCGCGCCGCGCGGCCTGGGTGCGGCCGCTCTCTTGGAGGCGCAACGGGTACAGCATCGTCGACGGGGTGATCCTGCTGCGCCGCGGCGCGGTGTGGCGCAGTCTGGCGATGGTCCCGCTCGCGCGCCTGCAGAGCCTCGAAATCCAGCAGGGCCCGATCGACAGGATGCTCGGCCTCGCCGGCGCCCGCCTGCACACGGTCTCGGGCCCGGTGCGGCCCAGGCTGGCAGCGCTGGACGCACCCCAGAGCGTCCACCTCTTCGACGACGTCGCCGCCGGCGCCATCGCCTCCGCGCAGTCCGACCGCAGCCACCGCTGGGCGGAGCTCCCGTTCGACCAGGCCGCCCCGCTGGATGCGCCGACGCCGCCCTCAACCCCCACCACAACCCGCGAGGAGCACCCGTGA
- the folP gene encoding dihydropteroate synthase: MTLIMGVLNVTPDSFSDGGLWLEPDAAIAHAIDLVEQGADMIDVGGESTRPGALRVDPAEEQARVVPVVRELASRGITVSVDTMNAETARATADVGAAIINDVSGGLADPGMPQALLDTGLQYVVMHWRGQSDSMDSLARYTDTVGEVRAELSARVTALLDVGIDPSRLILDPGLGFSKTGEHNWQVLAGLRAFETLGYPILIGASRKRFLSALLPDGAPATDRDAPTAVISALAARDGAWAVRVHDVASTRIALDVVRAWQAGSDD; the protein is encoded by the coding sequence GTGACGCTCATCATGGGTGTCCTCAACGTGACACCGGACTCCTTCAGCGACGGCGGCCTCTGGCTCGAACCGGACGCCGCCATCGCGCATGCCATCGACCTGGTGGAGCAGGGCGCGGACATGATCGACGTCGGCGGCGAGTCCACCAGGCCTGGCGCCCTCCGGGTCGACCCCGCAGAGGAGCAGGCACGCGTCGTTCCCGTCGTGCGCGAGCTCGCCTCCCGCGGCATCACCGTGAGCGTCGACACGATGAACGCGGAGACGGCCAGGGCGACGGCGGATGTCGGCGCTGCGATCATCAACGACGTCTCCGGCGGCCTCGCGGACCCCGGCATGCCGCAGGCCCTGCTCGACACCGGCCTGCAGTACGTGGTGATGCACTGGCGTGGCCAGAGCGACTCGATGGACTCCCTCGCCCGCTACACGGACACGGTCGGCGAGGTGCGCGCGGAACTGTCTGCGCGCGTCACCGCGCTGCTCGACGTCGGCATCGACCCGAGCAGGCTCATCCTCGACCCCGGCCTCGGCTTCTCCAAGACGGGCGAGCACAACTGGCAGGTGCTCGCCGGGCTCCGCGCGTTCGAGACGCTGGGGTACCCGATCCTGATCGGCGCCTCGCGCAAGCGGTTCCTGAGCGCGCTGCTGCCCGACGGAGCTCCCGCCACCGACCGGGATGCGCCCACCGCCGTCATCAGCGCGCTCGCCGCCCGCGACGGGGCGTGGGCCGTGCGCGTGCACGATGTCGCGTCCACCAGGATCGCCCTCGATGTCGTGCGGGCGTGGCAAGCTGGAAGCGATGACTAG
- the ftsH gene encoding ATP-dependent zinc metalloprotease FtsH — MNVKKIFRGPILYIVLAIVAVWIGSSLITMSGFKAVSTQKGLELLQDDKVSSAKIVDGENRVDLNLKTADKTLGSQVQFYYVTPRGADVVKAVDDANLPKGYDDEVPQPNWLLSALGFLIPVLLIGVFFWIMLSGMQGGGNKVMQFGKSRAKLVTKESPKVTFEDVAGSDEAIEELEEIKDFLKEPAKFQAVGARIPKGVLLYGPPGTGKTLLARAVAGEAGVPFYSISGSDFVEMFVGVGASRVRDLFQQAKENAPAIIFVDEIDAVGRHRGAGLGGGHDEREQTLNQLLVEMDGFDPKTNVILIAATNRPDILDPALLRPGRFDRQIGVDAPDMVGRKKILEVHGRGKPLAASVDLEVLARKTPGFTGADLANVLNEAALLTARSNAQLIDNRALDEAVDRVIAGPQKRTRVMKDQEKLITAYHEGGHALAAAAMRHTDPVTKITILPRGRALGYTMVMPLEDKYSVTRNELLDQLAYAMGGRVAEEIVFHDPTTGASNDIEKATSIARKMVTEYGMSADIGSVKLGQANGEMFLGRDMGHQRDYSERIAEQVDAEVRTLIEKAHDEAWQVINENRAVLDRLAAALLEQETLDHNQIAEIFEDVVKLPERPQWLSSDKRPISDLPPIDYPKAKAPIDAGAVDGGVDSEPPSKPKRAPVRKPRPATA; from the coding sequence ATGAACGTCAAGAAGATCTTCCGCGGGCCGATTCTCTACATCGTGCTGGCCATCGTCGCAGTGTGGATCGGCTCGAGCCTGATCACCATGTCGGGCTTCAAGGCAGTGTCGACGCAGAAGGGCCTCGAGCTCCTGCAAGACGACAAGGTCTCGAGCGCGAAGATCGTGGACGGTGAGAACCGCGTCGACCTGAATCTGAAGACGGCCGACAAGACGCTCGGCAGCCAGGTGCAGTTCTACTACGTCACGCCGCGCGGCGCCGACGTGGTCAAGGCCGTCGACGACGCCAACCTGCCGAAGGGCTACGACGACGAGGTCCCGCAGCCCAACTGGCTGCTCTCCGCGCTCGGCTTCCTCATCCCCGTGCTGCTGATCGGCGTGTTCTTCTGGATCATGCTGTCCGGGATGCAGGGCGGCGGCAACAAGGTCATGCAGTTCGGCAAGTCCAGGGCCAAGCTCGTCACGAAGGAGAGCCCCAAGGTCACCTTCGAAGACGTGGCAGGCTCCGACGAGGCCATCGAAGAGCTCGAAGAGATCAAGGACTTCCTCAAGGAGCCGGCGAAGTTCCAGGCGGTCGGCGCCCGCATCCCGAAGGGCGTGCTGCTGTACGGCCCTCCAGGAACGGGTAAGACCCTTCTCGCCCGCGCCGTCGCCGGTGAGGCCGGCGTGCCGTTCTACTCGATCTCCGGTTCGGACTTCGTCGAGATGTTCGTCGGTGTCGGCGCGAGCCGTGTGCGCGACCTGTTCCAGCAGGCCAAGGAGAACGCTCCGGCCATCATCTTCGTCGACGAGATCGACGCGGTGGGTCGCCACCGTGGCGCCGGGCTCGGCGGCGGGCACGACGAGCGCGAGCAGACGCTGAACCAGCTGCTCGTGGAGATGGACGGCTTCGACCCGAAGACCAACGTCATCCTGATCGCGGCCACCAACCGTCCGGACATCCTCGACCCTGCGCTGCTGCGCCCCGGTCGCTTCGACCGCCAGATCGGCGTCGACGCCCCCGACATGGTCGGCCGCAAGAAGATCCTCGAGGTGCACGGACGAGGCAAGCCGCTCGCCGCCTCCGTCGACCTCGAAGTGCTGGCGCGCAAGACGCCGGGCTTCACCGGTGCAGACCTGGCCAACGTGCTCAACGAGGCCGCCCTGCTGACCGCCCGCTCCAACGCGCAGCTGATCGACAACCGTGCGCTGGATGAGGCCGTCGACCGTGTGATCGCCGGTCCCCAGAAGCGCACCCGCGTGATGAAGGACCAGGAGAAGCTGATCACGGCGTACCACGAGGGCGGCCACGCTCTCGCCGCCGCCGCGATGCGTCACACCGACCCCGTCACCAAGATCACGATCCTCCCGCGTGGCCGTGCCCTCGGATACACGATGGTCATGCCGCTGGAAGACAAGTACTCGGTCACCCGCAACGAACTGCTCGACCAGCTCGCATACGCGATGGGCGGCCGTGTCGCGGAGGAGATCGTGTTCCACGACCCCACCACCGGCGCATCCAACGACATCGAGAAGGCCACCTCCATCGCCCGCAAGATGGTCACCGAATACGGCATGAGCGCCGACATCGGCTCCGTCAAGCTCGGCCAGGCCAACGGCGAGATGTTCCTCGGCCGCGACATGGGTCACCAGCGCGACTACTCGGAGCGCATCGCCGAGCAGGTGGACGCCGAGGTGCGCACCCTGATCGAGAAGGCGCACGACGAGGCCTGGCAGGTCATCAACGAAAACCGCGCCGTGCTCGACCGGCTCGCTGCCGCCCTCCTTGAGCAGGAGACGCTCGACCACAACCAGATCGCCGAGATCTTCGAAGACGTGGTGAAGCTGCCGGAGCGCCCGCAGTGGCTGTCCAGCGACAAGCGCCCGATCTCCGACCTCCCCCCGATCGACTACCCGAAGGCCAAGGCGCCGATCGACGCCGGCGCCGTGGACGGTGGCGTCGACTCCGAGCCGCCGTCGAAGCCCAAGCGCGCACCCGTTCGCAAGCCGCGCCCGGCCACCGCGTAG
- a CDS encoding PH domain-containing protein: MSNRLDLSVGEWQRVSPKYVVVVIVSAVVSGVVLAAAATFLWLVAQWSWGWLLLAAVVVITIVSLIIAPRRARSIGYRMREDDLLFRRGIMYQRFVSVPYGRMQLIDINRGPVGRILGLADLKFVTAAASTGVVIPGLPEPVAADLRDRLVELAESRRAGL, encoded by the coding sequence ATGTCGAATCGTCTTGACCTGAGCGTCGGGGAGTGGCAGCGCGTCTCCCCGAAATACGTGGTCGTCGTGATCGTGAGCGCCGTCGTCAGCGGCGTGGTGCTTGCGGCGGCGGCGACCTTCCTGTGGCTGGTCGCCCAGTGGAGTTGGGGCTGGCTGCTGCTGGCGGCGGTGGTGGTCATCACGATCGTGAGCCTCATCATCGCGCCCCGCCGCGCCCGCTCCATCGGCTACCGGATGCGCGAGGACGACCTGCTCTTCCGCCGCGGCATCATGTACCAGCGCTTCGTGTCCGTGCCGTACGGCCGGATGCAGCTGATCGACATCAACCGCGGCCCGGTCGGACGCATCCTCGGCCTGGCCGACCTCAAGTTCGTGACGGCGGCCGCATCCACCGGCGTGGTCATCCCCGGACTCCCCGAACCGGTCGCCGCCGACCTGCGCGACCGTCTCGTCGAACTCGCTGAGAGCAGGCGGGCAGGACTGTGA
- the lysS gene encoding lysine--tRNA ligase gives MTDEQTPEPELSADEISEQKAVRLGKRERLIAEAKTPAGGAYPVAVPITTTIPAVRAKWGHLQADEVSGETVGVAGRVVHLRNTGKLCFAVLQSGDGTRIQVMVSLAAVGEESLAEWKELVDLGDHLFVSGEVISSRRGELSIMVESWTIASKALLPLPNLHNELNEETRVRSRYLDLIARDQARKNVIDRAKTVASLRKTFSERDFIEVETPMLQVMHGGASARPFVTHSNAFDTELYLRIAPELYLKRAVVGGIDHVFEINRNFRNEGADSTHSPEFAMLEAYEAYGDYNSIADLTQTLIQNAAQAISGSHVVTWADGTEYDLGGEWDRIRMYDSLSEAVGEEITPATSVERLREIAAVEGIEIQHPLPGKYVEELWEHFVKDTLVRPTFVMDFPVDTSPLVRAHRSREGVVEKWDLYTRGFELATGYSELVDPVVQRERFVEQAKLAAEGDVEAMRLDEEFLRALEFGMPPSGGMGMGIDRLLMALTGLGIRETILFPLVK, from the coding sequence ATGACCGACGAGCAGACCCCCGAGCCTGAACTCTCCGCTGACGAGATCAGCGAGCAGAAGGCCGTCCGCCTCGGCAAGCGCGAGCGCCTGATCGCCGAGGCGAAGACTCCCGCGGGCGGCGCGTACCCGGTCGCTGTGCCCATCACCACGACCATTCCCGCCGTGCGCGCGAAGTGGGGCCACCTGCAGGCCGACGAGGTCTCCGGAGAGACGGTCGGCGTCGCAGGACGCGTCGTGCACCTCCGGAACACCGGCAAGCTGTGCTTCGCGGTGCTTCAGTCCGGCGACGGGACGCGCATCCAGGTGATGGTGTCGCTCGCGGCCGTCGGCGAGGAGTCGCTGGCCGAGTGGAAGGAACTCGTCGACCTCGGCGACCACCTCTTCGTCTCCGGCGAAGTGATCTCGAGCCGCCGCGGCGAGCTGTCGATCATGGTGGAGAGCTGGACCATCGCATCCAAGGCCCTGCTTCCGCTGCCGAACCTGCACAACGAGCTCAACGAGGAGACGCGCGTCCGCAGCCGTTACCTCGACCTGATCGCGCGCGACCAGGCCCGCAAGAACGTCATCGACCGCGCCAAGACCGTCGCCAGCCTCCGCAAGACGTTCTCTGAGCGTGACTTCATCGAGGTGGAGACCCCGATGCTGCAGGTCATGCATGGCGGGGCGTCCGCGCGCCCGTTCGTCACCCACTCGAACGCGTTCGACACCGAGCTCTACCTGCGCATCGCACCCGAGCTGTACCTGAAGCGCGCCGTGGTCGGCGGCATCGACCACGTGTTCGAGATCAACCGCAACTTCCGCAACGAGGGCGCAGACTCCACGCACTCGCCCGAGTTCGCCATGCTCGAAGCGTACGAGGCGTACGGCGACTACAACTCGATCGCCGACCTCACTCAGACCCTCATCCAGAACGCCGCGCAGGCGATCTCCGGTTCGCATGTCGTGACCTGGGCCGATGGCACCGAGTACGACCTCGGTGGGGAGTGGGATCGAATTCGCATGTACGACAGCCTGTCCGAGGCGGTCGGCGAAGAGATCACTCCCGCGACATCTGTGGAGAGACTGCGCGAGATCGCGGCTGTGGAGGGGATCGAGATCCAGCATCCCCTGCCGGGAAAGTACGTCGAGGAGCTGTGGGAGCACTTCGTCAAGGACACGCTGGTGCGACCGACGTTCGTGATGGACTTCCCCGTCGACACCAGCCCGCTGGTGCGCGCGCACCGTTCGCGCGAGGGCGTCGTGGAGAAGTGGGACCTCTACACCCGCGGCTTCGAGCTCGCGACCGGATACTCGGAGCTGGTCGACCCCGTCGTGCAGCGCGAGCGGTTCGTCGAGCAGGCGAAGCTGGCCGCGGAGGGCGATGTCGAGGCGATGCGTCTCGACGAGGAGTTCCTGCGTGCTCTCGAGTTCGGCATGCCGCCGTCGGGCGGAATGGGCATGGGCATCGACCGCCTGCTGATGGCGCTCACCGGCCTCGGTATCCGCGAGACGATCCTCTTCCCGCTCGTCAAGTAG